A genomic segment from Helicobacter sp. NHP19-012 encodes:
- a CDS encoding TonB C-terminal domain-containing protein, whose translation MRAFLFVGCGLLALLCYGLLLSLLLLKPTESVPPLVLPPIQVDLIDSPPPSPSPTQADSGLGVKDMFSAIPDKQAAETNSQEAKDLQRAQDLLRNIQFGKPGTSVFKDLQESLAKLEDIKTLQAKKMEVQVPKEEESTLKEDKAWFTAIYKILYSQWKLSFDQKTSVGALITIYPSGQMHFSLVDFSPFREYNQQIENLLAHLQQQRFPPYPQGRAITLKVNFKTKDK comes from the coding sequence ATGCGTGCGTTTTTGTTTGTGGGCTGTGGCTTGTTGGCCCTATTGTGTTATGGGTTGCTTTTAAGTTTACTGCTTTTAAAACCCACTGAGAGCGTCCCTCCCTTGGTTCTGCCCCCCATTCAGGTGGATTTGATCGATAGCCCACCCCCTAGCCCTAGCCCTACCCAAGCTGATAGCGGCCTGGGTGTGAAAGACATGTTTAGCGCAATCCCGGATAAACAAGCCGCTGAAACCAACTCCCAAGAGGCTAAGGACTTGCAAAGAGCCCAAGACTTGCTAAGAAACATCCAATTTGGCAAGCCGGGCACGAGCGTATTTAAGGATCTGCAAGAGAGCCTAGCCAAGCTTGAGGACATCAAAACCCTACAAGCCAAAAAAATGGAAGTGCAAGTCCCCAAAGAGGAGGAAAGCACCCTCAAAGAGGACAAGGCGTGGTTTACTGCCATTTATAAAATTTTATACTCCCAGTGGAAGTTGAGCTTTGATCAAAAAACTTCCGTGGGGGCGCTCATCACCATTTACCCCAGCGGGCAAATGCATTTTAGCCTTGTGGATTTTTCGCCCTTTAGGGAGTATAACCAGCAAATTGAAAATTTGCTCGCGCATTTACAACAACAACGCTTCCCCCCTTACCCACAGGGGCGCGCGATCACTTTAAAAGTGAACTTCAAAACAAAGGACAAATGA
- the tolB gene encoding Tol-Pal system protein TolB, which produces MRIVWLICLILGFSRAADATLDIVKTIESLPKVLVTTTGNNPYLRKIADLLVADLKVSGHFNALGLNAPANEAQGVQLVVQLQASQPNAINAKLYNANTKEVQSNKNYQFNTKELYPFIAHKIAIDANNLVKAAPIDWMARMVVFSKFLSPGVTSIVLADYTLTYQQEIIKNNLLNVFPKWANAEQSAIYYTQYLRQPTIIKYNIHTGTSKVITQSQGMAAVSSVSADGRKLLLSLAPRGQTDIYLYDTKNKELKRLTSYSGIDVLGNFVENEKAMVFVSDRSGYPNIYLKKLRLNAPVEQVVFSSKNNDSVASFGDYIVYVSREERDANGQSPFNLHLISLKGDYVRHLTASGVNQMPRFSKDGKVVMFIKKAAAQNALGVILLENNQSYLFPLENTNVQSFDW; this is translated from the coding sequence ATGCGGATTGTGTGGCTAATATGTCTGATCTTAGGATTTTCAAGGGCGGCGGACGCGACCCTAGACATTGTCAAAACCATTGAAAGCTTGCCTAAAGTCCTTGTTACGACCACTGGCAACAACCCCTATTTGCGAAAGATTGCGGATTTGTTGGTGGCAGATCTTAAAGTGAGTGGGCACTTCAACGCTCTAGGGCTCAACGCCCCCGCCAATGAGGCGCAGGGGGTGCAACTCGTGGTGCAGCTGCAAGCAAGCCAGCCCAATGCCATCAACGCCAAGCTTTACAACGCCAACACAAAAGAGGTGCAGAGCAATAAAAACTACCAATTCAACACCAAAGAGCTCTACCCTTTCATTGCCCATAAAATCGCCATAGACGCAAACAACCTAGTCAAAGCCGCCCCCATTGATTGGATGGCGCGCATGGTGGTGTTCTCTAAGTTCTTAAGCCCCGGGGTTACTAGCATTGTGCTCGCCGATTACACGCTGACCTACCAACAAGAGATCATCAAAAATAACCTACTCAATGTCTTCCCCAAATGGGCGAATGCCGAGCAAAGCGCAATCTACTACACCCAGTATCTGCGCCAGCCCACGATCATTAAATATAATATCCACACGGGGACTAGCAAAGTGATTACCCAAAGTCAAGGCATGGCAGCCGTGTCTAGCGTGAGTGCGGATGGGCGTAAGTTACTGCTCTCTCTAGCTCCTAGAGGGCAAACAGACATTTACCTTTACGACACAAAGAACAAAGAATTAAAACGCCTAACTTCTTACAGCGGGATCGATGTTTTAGGAAATTTTGTCGAAAATGAGAAGGCGATGGTTTTTGTGTCGGACCGCTCGGGTTATCCTAACATCTACCTTAAAAAACTGCGTCTTAATGCACCTGTAGAGCAAGTGGTCTTTTCCTCTAAAAACAATGACTCAGTCGCCTCTTTTGGAGATTATATTGTCTATGTGAGCCGAGAAGAAAGGGACGCTAATGGACAAAGCCCCTTTAATTTACACTTAATCAGCCTTAAAGGCGACTATGTCCGCCATTTAACTGCCAGTGGGGTGAACCAAATGCCTCGATTTTCTAAAGACGGCAAGGTGGTGATGTTTATCAAAAAAGCAGCGGCACAA